The DNA window AATTCAATACATTTTGGAGCGCGAGCTGCCTGACGGCTTGGCGACGTTTGACTGGATCGAAGAAACGCCGCTCGGTTCGGCGTCGCTTGCTCAAGTATACAAAGCCAAGCTGAAAGACGGGCCGGTCGTCGCCGTGAAAGTGGTGCGCCCGACGGTCGAAAAGCTGTTTCAAACCGACATCGCCATCATCAAAAAAATGGCCGCCCGCCTGCAAAAGCGGCTGCCGCCCGAACTGCAGGCCGCCCTTGACCTCGGGGGGCTCGTGCAAGATTACTACAGCAGCGCCATGGATGAGCTCGACATGACGGAAGAAGCAAGAAAAATGCAAGAAATGAAGCAAAAGTATGAAAGGAGGGCCGAACATGTCACGGTTCCACACGTGTACGAAGCGACGAAAAGCGTCTTGATTATGGAGTACATTGACGGCTGGCTCATTAAAGACTTCCCTGTCGATTTTCTCACCTTTGAAGAACGGGTCAACATCATGATCGATCTTGTCCATCATTACGTGCAGACGATGCTTGACGGCCATTACCACGCCGATGCCCACGGCTCAAACATTATGATCGACAAGCGGACGAAAAAAGCGGTCATCATCGACTGGGGGATGACCGGACGAATGGACAGCATCATGGCGCAAATTTTAATGCGCGTCATTTTGCACATCCAGCTCAACCAAGCGGAAGACGCCGCCGAAGTGTTTATGGAGCTCATGTCGCCGACTGTGTACACCGATGTCGTCAAATTGAAAGACGAGCTGCGGGCGTTGACGCTCAATTACGTCAACGCCCACCAAGGAAGCAGCCGCTACAACTACGGCCGCCTCGTCCTTGAAGCGACGGCGATCGGGCTCCGCAACTACTGCAAAGTCCCAAACGGCTTGGCGCTTTGGGCGAAAGGATTTTCCGCCACTGAAGGGACGGCGCGCTGGATTTGTCCGGAAATTTCGTACGGCGAAGTCGTTGAGGCGTATGAAATTCCGATTCTAAAAAGCATCCTTGGAAAGCGCTTTAATTTCCGCGCCAACGCGAGTCTTGTCGCGGAAACGGCGGAAATGATCGCCACTTTCCCGCGCCGGTTCAACAAAGTGCTCGAGACAATGGCCGAAAACAAATGGCGCATGACTGTGCAAGTCCAAACCGACCCGGTGACGCGCAACACACTCAACCAAATCGCCAACCGTTTGGCGCTTTCCCTCATCGCGTTTGCCATCATTATGGCCACCGGGTTCATCATCGCCAGCATCCCGGGCGGGACGTTTCTCGGCATGGAGAAAACGACGATCGCCAACATCGGGTTGGCCGCTTCGGTCATCTTAGCCGTTTTCCTTGGCTGGCGGCTGTTCCGCACCCGCAAGCAGCGGCCATGGTTTTAACGGGAGGTCGAAAATAGGAGGGACACTCGACACGAGATCCGATTGAACAGCGAGGAGACGATCAGAGTGGGATTCGCCCTCGGCGAACCTTTGTCAAAGGGAACAAGCGCGTCAAGGACGACGGGGACAGACGAGAAGCGGGAGGGGAGAAAGCATGCATGACGAACAAGAACAACTGACGATGTCCAAACGAATCGAAGCGTTTTATCGGCAAAGCGGCGGACCGGGAAGCCCGACGATCCGCCGGCTGCTCGATAGGCATTTGCTGTATGGGAAAGATCACGGCCTGCCGGGGAAAAAGGAAGAGTTTGAGGATGTCATCCGCGATGTGTTTTTGCAAGACCATTCGACCCGGCCCCTCGTCATCGGCCTTTTCAAGCTGAAAGCAACGCTCAAGCAGGAATGGGACGCCTATTTGGATGCAGTGCGGGGCCGCGGCGCCGCCTGTGAAAAGGAAGGGGATATGGCGGGCAAACGGGCGTAATGCGGGGATGGAAAAGGAG is part of the Geobacillus sp. 46C-IIa genome and encodes:
- a CDS encoding AarF/ABC1/UbiB kinase family protein, with the translated sequence MHASLETAKTTPTPDLAAIGAAIEEELAAITIGRRRRKMIATIAKNGLGMVLGDVIARKLRGNEGDKQYLHHIGRRLRLAFEELGPTFIKLGQVLVTRQDILPEPITIELEKLLDRVPPIEFAKIQYILERELPDGLATFDWIEETPLGSASLAQVYKAKLKDGPVVAVKVVRPTVEKLFQTDIAIIKKMAARLQKRLPPELQAALDLGGLVQDYYSSAMDELDMTEEARKMQEMKQKYERRAEHVTVPHVYEATKSVLIMEYIDGWLIKDFPVDFLTFEERVNIMIDLVHHYVQTMLDGHYHADAHGSNIMIDKRTKKAVIIDWGMTGRMDSIMAQILMRVILHIQLNQAEDAAEVFMELMSPTVYTDVVKLKDELRALTLNYVNAHQGSSRYNYGRLVLEATAIGLRNYCKVPNGLALWAKGFSATEGTARWICPEISYGEVVEAYEIPILKSILGKRFNFRANASLVAETAEMIATFPRRFNKVLETMAENKWRMTVQVQTDPVTRNTLNQIANRLALSLIAFAIIMATGFIIASIPGGTFLGMEKTTIANIGLAASVILAVFLGWRLFRTRKQRPWF